The following coding sequences lie in one Bacteroidia bacterium genomic window:
- a CDS encoding C-terminal binding protein translates to MKIVFTDYYYPDNTLELEVLSKIKDVEIVDLTKINSGGIKESEKLIPYVKDADAIIVQFAQISKELIEQLENCKIIARYAIGVDNIDVEAAKKKGITVSNVPDYCIEEVSDTAVAHILNLNRSIGYSDQLLRGKRWTLEAIRPLKRLQESVIGLVAFGNIAQRTAEKLRPYGCTLLAYDPYFNQTETFSWVKFVSLEELLSESDIVSIHAPLNKNTQHLIGQKELALMKNGSYLVNTSRGGLIEESALYDALKNKKLGGVGLDVLDMYDSDYQNSRLLEFKDNLFITPHLGWYSETSIDELKMKVAENVKSKILTGKAIYEL, encoded by the coding sequence ATGAAAATTGTATTCACAGACTATTATTATCCAGACAATACCCTTGAGCTTGAGGTTCTTTCAAAAATTAAAGATGTTGAAATAGTTGATTTAACAAAAATTAACAGTGGGGGGATTAAAGAAAGTGAAAAACTAATCCCATATGTTAAAGATGCTGATGCAATAATTGTTCAGTTTGCACAAATTTCAAAAGAGCTTATTGAGCAATTAGAAAATTGTAAAATAATTGCCCGATATGCTATTGGTGTTGACAATATCGACGTAGAAGCTGCAAAGAAAAAGGGGATAACTGTTAGTAATGTTCCAGACTATTGTATCGAAGAAGTTTCTGATACAGCAGTAGCCCATATTTTAAACCTTAATCGCTCTATTGGTTATTCTGACCAACTTTTAAGGGGAAAAAGGTGGACTTTAGAGGCTATTAGACCTTTAAAGAGGTTGCAAGAGAGTGTAATTGGATTAGTTGCTTTTGGTAACATTGCCCAACGAACTGCAGAAAAACTGCGCCCTTATGGTTGTACACTTTTGGCATATGACCCCTATTTTAATCAAACAGAAACATTTTCTTGGGTAAAGTTTGTCTCATTAGAAGAGTTGTTAAGTGAAAGTGATATTGTTTCAATACACGCACCTTTAAATAAAAACACACAACATTTGATTGGACAAAAAGAATTAGCCCTTATGAAAAATGGCTCTTATTTAGTTAACACAAGTAGAGGGGGGTTGATTGAAGAATCGGCACTTTACGATGCTTTAAAAAACAAAAAATTAGGGGGAGTAGGGTTAGATGTTTTAGATATGTACGATTCTGATTATCAAAACTCAAGACTTTTAGAATTTAAAGATAATTTATTTATAACCCCCCATTTAGGATGGTATTCAGAAACATCCATCGATGAGTTAAAAATGAAAGTTGCAGAGAATGTGAAAAGCAAAATTTTAACTGGAAAAGCAATTTATGAATTATAA
- a CDS encoding dihydrodipicolinate synthase family protein, giving the protein MKKMHGVVPPMITPFKENGELDVENLKTLVTYLSKNVDGLFVTGSYGSGPLMSLEERKKVVEVSLETAAGQIPVIPMVGTTNNSDSVELAKHAEDVGADAVAAVGPFYFSHKEDSIIQFYTDLIEAVKIPVYLYNNPNFQGYPINIETIKELKDRGLRGIKDATFDIIMHAKYQRLLSDDSFDVVLGTEAMFASACVLGCQAFIPGLANAFPEINREMFLAGMAQDNATCRTLQLEINELRDVMYLARSTQLAVYAMLEIREIMKAYPRRPFLPASEKEKEAIKKELLRLKVI; this is encoded by the coding sequence ATGAAGAAAATGCATGGTGTAGTTCCACCAATGATTACCCCATTTAAAGAGAACGGGGAATTAGATGTAGAGAACCTTAAAACCTTAGTCACTTATTTATCAAAAAATGTTGATGGTTTGTTTGTAACAGGTTCATACGGTAGTGGTCCGTTGATGTCATTAGAAGAGCGTAAGAAAGTAGTAGAAGTTTCACTTGAGACTGCTGCTGGACAAATTCCTGTGATACCAATGGTGGGTACGACGAATAATAGTGACTCTGTTGAATTAGCCAAACATGCTGAAGATGTTGGTGCAGATGCAGTTGCTGCTGTAGGACCATTTTATTTTAGTCATAAAGAGGACTCAATAATTCAATTCTATACAGATTTGATTGAAGCAGTAAAAATTCCAGTCTATTTGTATAACAATCCAAACTTTCAAGGTTATCCTATAAACATTGAGACAATTAAAGAGCTTAAAGATAGAGGCCTTAGGGGAATTAAAGATGCAACATTTGATATAATAATGCATGCCAAATACCAAAGACTTTTAAGTGATGACTCTTTTGATGTTGTCTTGGGAACTGAAGCAATGTTTGCATCTGCGTGTGTATTAGGTTGCCAAGCGTTTATCCCTGGTTTAGCTAATGCTTTTCCTGAAATAAATAGGGAAATGTTTTTAGCTGGCATGGCTCAAGATAATGCAACTTGCCGCACTCTTCAATTGGAAATTAATGAGTTAAGGGATGTGATGTATTTAGCTCGCTCCACACAATTAGCTGTCTATGCAATGCTTGAGATAAGAGAAATTATGAAAGCTTATCCTCGTCGCCCATTTTTACCAGCTAGTGAAAAAGAGAAAGAGGCAATTAAAAAAGAGTTGCTTCGTCTAAAAGTTATTTAA
- a CDS encoding GntR family transcriptional regulator, whose amino-acid sequence MKIAPLEKELISDLVAEKLIEFIENANLKPGDLLPTENDLAKAFQVGRTSVREGISKLKDIGLLYSIQGYGTVLSESSIATFFDNISSTILDNFVNLNLKDYQEINETRILLEKSALIETLDSNKEINLYPLNIILRKMDKAIKSNDKTLFASLDLEFHYQLIKLTENKMFAYLFEFIKSPFLEQMQKHCSKMSMETILNDHYEILAGIKKREVATIKLLEDHLYYLI is encoded by the coding sequence ATGAAAATAGCACCTCTTGAAAAAGAACTTATTTCCGATTTAGTAGCAGAAAAACTGATAGAATTTATTGAAAATGCTAACTTAAAGCCAGGAGACTTATTACCAACAGAAAATGATTTAGCTAAAGCTTTTCAAGTTGGACGAACAAGCGTAAGAGAGGGAATCAGCAAGCTTAAAGACATAGGCCTACTTTACTCAATTCAAGGGTATGGCACGGTTCTTAGCGAGTCATCCATCGCAACATTTTTTGATAATATTAGCTCAACTATTTTAGATAATTTTGTAAATTTAAATTTAAAAGACTACCAAGAAATAAATGAGACGAGAATATTATTAGAAAAAAGCGCTCTAATAGAAACCTTAGACTCAAACAAAGAAATAAATCTTTATCCACTAAATATAATCTTAAGAAAAATGGATAAAGCAATTAAAAGTAATGATAAAACTTTATTTGCATCTTTAGATTTGGAGTTTCATTATCAGCTTATTAAACTTACAGAAAACAAGATGTTTGCTTATTTGTTTGAATTTATAAAATCACCCTTTTTAGAACAAATGCAAAAACATTGTTCTAAAATGTCTATGGAGACAATTCTAAACGATCATTATGAAATTTTAGCTGGAATAAAAAAAAGAGAGGTGGCTACTATAAAACTACTAGAAGACCACCTCTACTATTTAATTTAA
- a CDS encoding MurR/RpiR family transcriptional regulator, producing MDIISTIKENLLFLPPIQKKIGTFVVSNPKKTITMSISSLAEASGARSEASVVKFYKSLGFNGYHEFKVNLATEIANQSNLDEATYTKILPNDRFSTIRNAIYKSAIKVLEINNNSLEDDILIQIIEKIENANRIILFGYGTSGVAAYDLYIKLSRLGINCHYNKDEHASAIILSNPLKGDLVFCFSFSGETKSLVAQVEAIKGIIPVVTVGGELNSQLSKLSDIFLPIQSFETTYRNEPIVSRYAQLAVVDIIFTSIANKVGKDGETRLQNARKGLSFLKF from the coding sequence ATGGATATCATTTCAACTATAAAAGAAAACTTGCTATTTCTTCCACCAATTCAAAAAAAAATTGGTACATTTGTGGTATCCAATCCTAAAAAGACAATTACTATGTCTATATCAAGCCTCGCTGAAGCTTCTGGAGCTCGCAGCGAGGCTTCTGTTGTTAAGTTTTATAAATCTTTAGGATTTAATGGCTACCATGAATTTAAAGTAAATTTAGCAACTGAAATTGCAAACCAAAGCAATCTTGATGAAGCAACCTATACTAAAATATTACCAAATGATCGTTTTAGTACAATTAGAAACGCTATTTACAAATCTGCAATTAAAGTTTTAGAAATAAATAATAACAGTTTAGAAGATGACATTTTAATTCAAATTATCGAAAAGATAGAGAACGCCAATAGAATAATTTTATTTGGCTATGGTACTAGTGGTGTTGCTGCATACGATTTATATATTAAACTCTCACGCCTAGGAATTAATTGTCACTACAATAAAGATGAACATGCTTCAGCAATAATTCTCTCAAACCCACTAAAAGGAGATCTTGTCTTTTGTTTCTCTTTTTCAGGAGAGACAAAATCATTAGTAGCACAAGTTGAAGCTATAAAAGGGATAATTCCTGTAGTAACAGTAGGGGGGGAATTAAATTCCCAATTGTCGAAACTATCAGATATTTTCTTACCAATTCAATCTTTTGAAACCACATATAGAAATGAGCCAATTGTTTCTCGTTATGCCCAACTAGCTGTTGTAGATATTATTTTTACTTCAATTGCAAACAAAGTTGGCAAAGATGGTGAGACTCGTTTACAAAATGCCCGTAAAGGTCTCTCCTTCTTAAAGTTTTAG
- a CDS encoding dihydrodipicolinate synthase family protein — MSTKVFSGIIPPVITSFDKQGNIDEKTMRNLVKWLSSRVQGFYPCGTYGSGPIMTTEERKQVATIVNEEKGSAFAMIHVGAATTREAVELAKHAEEIGADAVGSIPPYYYHYTQDQLIDHYKALIDAVKIPVFLYNNPGLSNNPIAPSTIAALADYGLTGVKDSAFDLISFYDYKLAIKRDDFQFIIGTEAIAAAAMDAGAIGAIAGLANCFPEFMQDFYKTWQAGDNIATGKKQLAVLNARNIIKIDQTLVMTYAILRMRGINPGYPRSPFKDISEETLKRAEKMVEEQGILL; from the coding sequence ATGAGTACCAAAGTATTTTCGGGGATCATCCCACCAGTAATTACAAGCTTTGATAAACAGGGCAATATTGATGAAAAAACAATGAGAAACCTTGTAAAATGGCTTAGTAGTCGGGTTCAAGGATTTTATCCTTGTGGAACTTATGGTAGTGGCCCAATCATGACAACTGAAGAGAGAAAACAAGTAGCTACTATTGTTAACGAGGAAAAAGGAAGCGCTTTTGCAATGATTCACGTAGGCGCTGCTACTACAAGAGAAGCAGTTGAACTAGCAAAGCACGCGGAAGAAATTGGTGCAGATGCTGTTGGATCAATACCCCCTTACTATTATCATTACACCCAAGATCAATTAATTGATCACTACAAAGCATTAATTGATGCTGTAAAAATTCCTGTATTCTTATACAACAACCCAGGCTTATCAAATAACCCTATTGCTCCTAGCACTATAGCTGCCTTGGCCGATTATGGATTAACTGGGGTCAAAGATTCTGCTTTTGATTTAATAAGTTTTTATGATTATAAACTCGCAATCAAGAGAGATGACTTCCAATTTATAATTGGAACAGAGGCAATCGCTGCAGCTGCAATGGATGCAGGTGCTATTGGTGCTATTGCAGGATTAGCAAACTGTTTCCCTGAGTTTATGCAAGATTTTTATAAAACTTGGCAAGCAGGTGATAATATTGCTACTGGTAAAAAACAATTAGCTGTTTTAAATGCTCGTAATATTATTAAAATAGACCAAACATTAGTTATGACCTATGCAATCTTAAGGATGAGAGGAATTAATCCTGGCTATCCTAGATCTCCTTTTAAGGATATTTCCGAAGAGACACTTAAAAGAGCTGAAAAGATGGTTGAGGAGCAAGGAATATTGTTGTAA
- a CDS encoding sugar kinase, whose amino-acid sequence MGKVLVWGEPMFGFYPIDNQRIEKCETIRIAWGGDASNFAIGVARLNVPVTFFTAVGTEPFGRGYIELWEDNNIDVSQVVEDPKRRTGFYFVSFIDGKHSLTYYRDNSAASGLTFDQLDKTVLKECDVFHFTGTGLGMGEAARSLCHEILKFKKGSGSIISFDVNYRRLQWNNLKLAKEEIIKAINLGVTHLEITDDEMRELGWQEDLDSLFKMFPSLEVIAYKQGSKGAIIKTKETELHSPAFPVEVVDTVGAGDSFDVGFIVSLMEGKSLEDAARIGNAMGGLTCTGVGPISSSPTREKVESFLANYDQTN is encoded by the coding sequence ATGGGGAAAGTTTTAGTTTGGGGGGAACCAATGTTTGGTTTTTACCCAATAGACAATCAAAGAATTGAAAAATGTGAAACTATTAGAATTGCATGGGGTGGAGATGCATCCAACTTTGCAATTGGTGTAGCAAGATTGAATGTTCCAGTAACCTTTTTTACCGCTGTAGGTACAGAGCCTTTTGGAAGAGGGTATATTGAATTATGGGAAGATAATAATATTGATGTCTCCCAAGTAGTTGAAGATCCCAAAAGGCGAACAGGTTTTTATTTTGTCTCTTTTATTGATGGAAAGCACTCACTCACCTACTACAGAGATAATAGTGCAGCAAGCGGTCTTACATTTGACCAACTAGATAAAACAGTATTAAAAGAGTGTGATGTTTTTCATTTTACGGGTACTGGGTTGGGAATGGGAGAAGCCGCTCGCTCATTATGTCATGAAATATTAAAATTTAAAAAGGGTAGTGGTTCTATTATCTCTTTTGATGTCAATTATCGAAGATTGCAGTGGAATAATTTGAAGTTGGCAAAAGAAGAAATTATTAAAGCGATAAACTTAGGTGTTACTCATTTGGAAATTACTGATGATGAAATGAGAGAGTTAGGCTGGCAAGAAGATTTAGACTCTTTATTTAAAATGTTCCCATCTTTAGAGGTTATAGCTTACAAACAAGGTTCCAAAGGGGCAATAATTAAAACTAAAGAGACCGAGTTACACTCTCCTGCTTTTCCAGTTGAGGTTGTAGACACCGTTGGAGCAGGAGATAGCTTTGACGTTGGATTTATTGTTTCACTGATGGAAGGGAAAAGCTTGGAAGATGCTGCTAGAATTGGCAATGCTATGGGAGGATTAACTTGTACTGGTGTTGGTCCAATTAGTAGTAGCCCAACCAGAGAAAAAGTGGAAAGTTTTTTAGCAAACTATGATCAAACAAATTGA
- a CDS encoding GntR family transcriptional regulator — protein sequence MNSWAVQREISDQRVLKVANEIKMYAMQNNLKFGDKLLSEAQLSENLNLSKTTIRECISRLSNVGLVKTIQGSGMFLNEITVDKYFQQFHNPAMTLFLKLSNQDIVELKNLRQIIETYSIEQYLISSEEVSLEPLEKCLEEMEHLYQKENRIAYMKVDLEFHKNLVKLSNNNFLFNLYSTIRIPTLRELEVAFSKDNLKIVHDYHKKLFFYLKEKNKEAITVIQKHLQYLVRSRTTIEMHPPL from the coding sequence ATGAATAGTTGGGCTGTTCAACGAGAGATAAGTGATCAAAGAGTCCTCAAAGTCGCCAATGAGATAAAAATGTATGCAATGCAAAATAATCTTAAATTTGGGGATAAACTTTTGAGCGAAGCTCAACTATCTGAAAATTTAAATCTTAGTAAAACAACTATACGGGAGTGTATCTCCCGTTTATCCAATGTTGGCTTAGTCAAAACTATCCAAGGTAGTGGGATGTTTTTAAATGAAATAACAGTCGATAAGTACTTCCAGCAATTTCACAATCCTGCAATGACTCTATTTCTAAAACTTAGTAATCAAGATATTGTAGAGCTAAAAAACTTACGCCAAATAATTGAAACTTACTCTATTGAACAATATTTAATCTCATCTGAAGAGGTTTCTTTAGAACCATTAGAAAAGTGTTTAGAAGAGATGGAACACTTATATCAGAAGGAGAATAGGATAGCGTATATGAAAGTTGATTTGGAGTTTCATAAGAATTTAGTAAAGCTGAGTAATAATAATTTCTTATTTAACTTATATTCAACAATCCGAATTCCTACTCTAAGAGAATTAGAAGTTGCCTTTTCAAAAGACAACTTAAAAATTGTCCATGATTATCATAAAAAGCTTTTCTTCTATTTAAAGGAGAAAAATAAAGAAGCAATAACAGTTATACAAAAGCACTTACAATATTTAGTTAGATCCAGAACAACAATTGAGATGCACCCTCCCTTATAA
- a CDS encoding DUF362 domain-containing protein, translating to MINEKVRPISSALVANTKIPKFFKVRQNFFTNGIKVEEIPSVVSKKIGRPEIKRRITPNANIAITVGSRGISNIQVLVKSIVDYVKECGANPFIVPSMGSHGKATSEGQLQILKSYGITEEYLECPIRSSMEVVKIGTLDDGRDVFIDKEAYNSDGIIVFCRIKPHTAFRGPYESGIMKMLAIGLGNQHGAEACHATGFGLMGENIELFGKEILNKAPILFSVAVIENAFDQTEKIYSVEAEKIVEIEPPLLKEAYSLMGRLYEPECDVLIVDKIGKNYSGDGMDPNITGTFSTPYADGGIKSKRVCVLDLSEETHGNGVGIGMADITTQRAVDKLDLDSMYANVITSTVLGGVKIPMIMESDKEAIQLAIHTLTDVDTNNLKIIKITDSLNVFEIMMSEYFYDKVQNNKNYTILSEPKELQFDEHGNF from the coding sequence ATGATAAATGAGAAGGTGAGACCAATAAGTAGTGCCTTGGTCGCTAATACTAAAATACCTAAGTTTTTTAAAGTAAGGCAAAATTTTTTTACTAACGGAATAAAAGTTGAAGAAATACCCTCTGTTGTTAGTAAAAAGATAGGCCGCCCAGAGATTAAAAGAAGAATTACACCTAATGCAAACATTGCAATTACTGTAGGATCTAGGGGTATTAGCAATATCCAAGTATTAGTTAAAAGTATTGTTGATTATGTAAAAGAGTGTGGAGCTAACCCTTTTATTGTTCCCTCTATGGGAAGTCATGGTAAAGCTACTAGTGAAGGACAGCTTCAAATACTAAAAAGTTATGGGATTACTGAAGAATACTTGGAGTGTCCAATTCGCTCATCAATGGAAGTTGTTAAAATTGGGACTTTAGATGATGGAAGAGATGTATTTATAGATAAGGAAGCTTATAACTCAGATGGCATAATAGTGTTTTGCCGAATTAAACCTCATACTGCATTTAGAGGGCCCTATGAAAGTGGAATAATGAAAATGTTAGCTATTGGGTTGGGTAATCAACATGGAGCTGAAGCATGCCATGCAACTGGCTTTGGCTTGATGGGTGAAAATATTGAATTATTTGGTAAAGAGATTTTGAATAAAGCTCCAATTCTATTTTCAGTCGCTGTCATAGAAAATGCATTTGATCAAACTGAAAAAATATATAGTGTTGAAGCAGAGAAAATTGTTGAAATTGAACCTCCATTATTGAAAGAAGCGTACTCTTTAATGGGAAGATTGTATGAACCAGAGTGTGACGTTTTAATTGTGGACAAAATTGGGAAAAATTATAGTGGTGATGGGATGGATCCTAACATAACAGGTACCTTTTCCACACCGTATGCTGATGGGGGGATAAAATCAAAACGTGTTTGTGTTTTAGATTTAAGTGAGGAAACTCATGGTAACGGTGTTGGGATTGGTATGGCTGATATAACAACTCAGCGTGCAGTTGATAAGTTAGACTTGGATAGTATGTATGCTAATGTAATAACCAGTACTGTTTTGGGAGGGGTTAAAATACCGATGATAATGGAAAGCGATAAAGAAGCTATCCAATTGGCAATTCATACGCTAACAGATGTAGATACGAATAATCTGAAAATTATAAAAATTACAGATTCTTTAAATGTATTTGAAATTATGATGAGTGAATATTTTTATGATAAAGTTCAGAACAATAAAAACTATACTATTTTAAGCGAACCTAAGGAGTTACAATTTGATGAACACGGAAATTTTTGA